Proteins found in one Carcharodon carcharias isolate sCarCar2 chromosome 8, sCarCar2.pri, whole genome shotgun sequence genomic segment:
- the LOC121281146 gene encoding uncharacterized protein LOC121281146 isoform X2 — translation MLPQAANDVADAGGVQSLPISTRVSLPPQTSPHCQDLSILRFMDPDAPSCPACGSLTLYAPLGQDETVTQCHTCGWLGTDKAEMQSNLIQERDSLPELNQDNTRPTVQRPSLIAGLCELLRSMIFGE, via the exons ATGCTCCCCCA AGCGGCCAATGATGTGGCAGATGCTGGCGGGGTACAAAGCCTGCCCATCAGTACCAGGGTCTCCCTGCCACCCCAGACCAGCCCGCACTGTCAGGACTTGAGCATCTTAAGGTTTATGGATCCCGACGCTCCTTCCTGCCCAGCTTGTGGCAGCCTCACCCTCTACGCCCCCCTCGGACAAGATGAGACAGTCACTCAGTGCCATACTTGTGGCTGGCTAGGCACTGACAAAGCTGAGATGCAGAGCAACTTAATCCAAGAACGGGACAGCCTACCCGAGCTAAACCAGGACAATACGAGGCCAACTGTGCAGAGACCCTCCCTGATCGCAGGGCTATGTGAACTCTTGAG GAGCATGATTTTCGGAGAGTGA
- the LOC121281146 gene encoding E3 ubiquitin-protein ligase NHLRC1-like isoform X1, with protein MQPTEGICCTVCLEDYSLETERRPRILPQCLHMFCESCLEKLVEFSNFCVVCPICRAANDVADAGGVQSLPISTRVSLPPQTSPHCQDLSILRFMDPDAPSCPACGSLTLYAPLGQDETVTQCHTCGWLGTDKAEMQSNLIQERDSLPELNQDNTRPTVQRPSLIAGLCELLRSMIFGE; from the exons ATGCAGCCCACTGAGGGCATTTGCTGCACTGTGTGTCTGGAAGACTATAgcctggagactgagagacggcctCGCATTCTGCCCCAGTGTTTGCACATGTTCTGTGAGAGCTGCCTTGAGAAATTGGTGGAGTTCAGTAACTTCTGTGTTGTTTGCCCCATATGCAGAGCGGCCAATGATGTGGCAGATGCTGGCGGGGTACAAAGCCTGCCCATCAGTACCAGGGTCTCCCTGCCACCCCAGACCAGCCCGCACTGTCAGGACTTGAGCATCTTAAGGTTTATGGATCCCGACGCTCCTTCCTGCCCAGCTTGTGGCAGCCTCACCCTCTACGCCCCCCTCGGACAAGATGAGACAGTCACTCAGTGCCATACTTGTGGCTGGCTAGGCACTGACAAAGCTGAGATGCAGAGCAACTTAATCCAAGAACGGGACAGCCTACCCGAGCTAAACCAGGACAATACGAGGCCAACTGTGCAGAGACCCTCCCTGATCGCAGGGCTATGTGAACTCTTGAG GAGCATGATTTTCGGAGAGTGA